In the Malus domestica chromosome 16, GDT2T_hap1 genome, one interval contains:
- the LOC103403790 gene encoding uncharacterized protein, with translation MRVSIVCSLGSGRMAVMARLLAGGTVSQSITEDVGHQKFAAQIICRELSEANEANLLDEEDMHVFGLKPMDDPLHLVCCNACKKPVKASQYVAHAELCRSLNSMQETTLELDGSMGQRKPPKKERKKLSIAHSNQSTLVGELERSESIDADDITVSRFQLDGKMGMNPGSFMEAKTYADVTIMMDGSGVSPGNTNGSTSVILPPTKRFKMVAGQQLPLSDDIGTASAVSKLASTQDACPYRDSPKGAIPASEIPYPALKYKKSGQALECCLPIKDCPLPLATKVYYSQRCNRLRSDLSHLYHEAMASTEELCSDMRDSQHLPSLRKPDQILAQNSEVCLGNSVGCQPDGDFSNQLPVDNVPRPEVASVRLTRSKILSKPYSFAGNSGQSLGIMQQKTGSVHVI, from the exons ATGCGAGTCTCGATAGTATGTTCACTTGGAAGTGGGAGGATGGCCGTCATGGCAAGGCTTCTGGCAGGCGGGACTGTCTCACAAAGCATAACAG AAGATGTTGGCCATCAGAAGTTTGCCGCTCAAATAATTTGCAGAGAATTAAGTGAGGCAAATGAAGCTAATTTGCTTGACGAAGAAG ATATGCATGTGTTTGGTTTGAAGCCGATGGATGATCCTTTACATTTG GTGTGTTGCAATGCTTGTAAAAAACCAGTCAAGGCCAGTCAGTATGTGGCTCATGCAG AACTTTGTAGGTCCTTAAATTCTATGCAGGAAACTACTTTGGAGCTTGATGGAAGTATGGGGCAAAGGAAGCCTCCGAAGAAGGAGAGGAAAAAGTTATCAATTGCTCATTCTA ACCAGTCCACTTTAGTTGGAGAGCTAGAACGATCTGAATCTATAGATGCAGATGATATCACTGTGTCACGATTCCAGTTGGATGGGAAAATGGGAATGAATCCTGGCTCTTTTATGGAGGCAAAAA CTTATGCAGATGTGACAATCATGATGGATGGTTCCGGAGTTAGTCCAGGAAATACCAATGGCTCAACATCTGTGATACTTCCACCAACGAAACGATTTAAAAT GGTAGCAGGTCAGCAGCTGCCACTATCAGATGATATAGGAACAGCATCTGCTGTATCAAAACTTGCAAGTACTCAGGATGCATGTCCTT ATAGGGATTCTCCAAAAGGAGCCATTCCTGCAAGTGAAATACCTTATCCTGCTCTTAAGTATAAGAAGTCCGGGCAAGCCCTTGAATGCTGCCTGCCAATTAAAG ATTGTCCTCTTCCCCTTGCTACTAAAGTATATTACTCTCAAAGATGCAATCGGCTCCGGTCAGATCTTAGTCATCTTTATCATGAGGCAATGGCATCGACTGAGGAGCTTTGTAGTGACATG AGAGACTCacagcatttgccttctttAAGGAAACCTGATCAAATTCTCGCACAAAATTCAGAAGTTTGCTTGGGGAACTCGGTAGGTTGCCAGCCTGACGGTGACTTCTCGAATCAGTTACCCGTGGATAATGTTCCAAGGCCTGAGGTGGCTAGTGTTCGTTTAACTAGAAGCAAAATTCTTTCGAAACCTTATTCTTTTGCGGGTAACTCAG GACAATCACTGGGGATCATGCAACAGAAAACTGGCAGCGTTCACGTTATATAG
- the TLP5 gene encoding tubby-like F-box protein 3 isoform X1, which translates to MSIRSIIQDMKFSRSQRVVQDSAARPGGQAVGESLKQSCWAQMPQELLREVLVRIEASEAAWPPRKSVVACAGVCRSWRHLTKEIVKAPELSGKLTFPISVKQPGPRDDLVQCFIKRNRSDQTYYLFLGLTPALIDEGKFLLAARKFKRPTCTDYVISLYADDMSKGSSYYVGKLRSNFLGTKFTIFDGQPSHSGAKIAKSRSTRLVNLKQVSPRVPAGNYPVAQIQYELNMLGSRGPRRMQCTMDSIPSSSIEPGGVAPTQAEFSHSNAELFPSLSFNRSKSNRMESFLSGPLARQKDGVLVLRNKSPRWHEQLQCWCLNFHGRVTVASVKNFQLVASPENGPPGPEHEKIILQFGKVGKDQFTMDYRYPISAFQAFSICLSSFDTKIACE; encoded by the exons ATGTCGATAAGGAGTATAATCCAGGACATGAAGTTCTCGCGGTCGCAGCGGGTGGTGCAGGACTCGGCGGCTCGGCCGGGCGGCCAGGCGGTGGGGGAGTCGTTGAAGCAGAGCTGCTGGGCTCAGATGCCTCAGGAGTTACTCAGAGAGGTTCTGGTCAGAATCGAGGCTTCGGAGGCCGCCTGGCCGCCGCGCAAGAGCGTCGTCGCCTGCGCCGGTGTCTGCCGGAGTTGGAGACACCTCACCAAGGAGATCGTCAAGGCTCCTGAACTCTCTGGAAAGTTGACCTTCCCCATCTCCGTCAagcag CCCGGTCCAAGGGATGATCTCGTGCAGTGCTTTATCAAACGGAACCGTTCCGACCAAACATATTATCTTTTTCTTGGTTTGACCCCTG CTCTAATTGACGAAGGCAAGTTCCTACTTGCTGCGCGCAAGTTTAAACGCCCCACCTGCACTGATTATGTTATCTCACTGTATGCTGATGATATGTCAAAGGGGAGCAGCTACTATGTTGGGAAACTGAG ATCAAACTTCTTGGGAACAAAGTTTACAATCTTTGATGGGCAGCCGAGTCATTCGGGAGCCAAGATTGCAAAAAGTCGCTCCACTAGGCTTGTCAATTTGAAACAAGTTTCCCCTAGAGTCCCTGCTGGCAACTATCCGGTGGCTCAAATCCAATATGAACTAAATATGTTGGGTTCCAG GGGTCCGAGGAGAATGCAGTGTACCATGGATTCAATTCCATCCTCTTCAATTGAGCCTGGAGGAGTAGCACCCACACAGGCAGAGTTTTCACATAGCAATGCAGAATTATTTCCATCCCTCTCATTTAATCGATCGAAATCAAACCGCATGGAGAGTTTCCTGTCAGGGCCTTTGGCCAGACAGAAAGATGGGGTGCTGGTGTTAAGAAACAAGTCTCCTCGGTGGCATGAGCAACTCCAGTGTTGGTGTTTGAACTTTCATGGACGAGTAACAGTTGCTTCAGTGAAGAACTTTCAGTTGGTGGCTTCTCCGGAAAATGGACCCCCTGGGCCAGAACACGAGAAGATCATCCTCCAATTTGGAAAAGTGGGCAAGGATCAATTTACCATGGATTACCGGTATCCAATATCAGCGTTCCAGGCATTTTCAATCTGCCTCAGCAGCTTTGACACCAAGATTGCCTGTGAATAA
- the LOC103403788 gene encoding inactive beta-amylase 9-like: MEVSVFRGSQAAVRKAELVRTEFAFSKLNGNLKTNVCFGQSKSWKSARLQFTVRAVQSDSPVRSDKVSGPAKRSKPNDGVRLFVGLPLDTVSDCNAVNHARAIAAGLKALKLLGVDGVELPVWWGVVEKEAMGKYEWSGYLAVAEMVQKAGLELHVSLCFHASKQPKIPLPAWVSRLGESQPGLFFKDRSGQHYKECLSLAVDELPVLNGKTPIQVYEDFCESFKSSLAPFLGSTITGISMSLGPDGELQYPSQHRLVKNKTPGVGEFQCYDENMLRILKQHAEAAGNPLWGLGGPHDVPSYDQSPNANNFFKDNGGSWESPYGDFFLSWYSNQLISHGDRLLSLASSTFGDTEVEVCGKVPLMHSWYKTRAHPSELTSGFYNTSSRDGYQAVAEMFARNSCKIILPGMDLSDEHQPRDSLSSPELLLSQIKTACRKHGIEIAGQNSSVMGARGGFQQIKKNLLGENVINLFTYQRMGADFFSPEHFPSFSEFVRSLNQPQLESDDLPTEEEAAESIPTTSESVIRLQTA, encoded by the exons ATGGAGGTTTCGGTGTTTCGCGGCTCTCAGGCGGCGGTCAGAAAGGCGGAGTTGGTGCGAACGGAGTTTGCGTTTTCTAAGTTGAATGGAAATTTGAAGACCAACGTCTGTTTTGGTCAGAGCAAGAGCTGGAAAAGCGCCCGGCTTCAGTTTACTGTGAGGGCCGTACAATCCGATTCACCAGTCCGGTCCGATAAGGTTTCGGGTCCTGCCAAAAGATCCAAACCG AATGATGGAGTAAGATTATTTGTTGGGTTACCTCTAGATACAGTTTCAGACTGCAACGCGGTGAATCATGCTAGAGCGATTGCTGCCGGATTAAAGGCTCTGAAGTTGTTGGGGGTGGACGGTGTGGAGCTCCCGGTCTGGTGGGGAGTGGTTGAGAAAGAAGCCATGGGCAAGTACGAGTGGTCAGGCTACCTAGCCGTTGCAGAGATGGTTCAGAAAGCCGGCCTTGAGCTCCATGTCTCGCTCTGCTTCCATGCGTCTAAACAACCGAAGATCCCACTCCCTGCGTGGGTGTCTCGCCTTGGCGAGTCCCAACCTGGTCTATTCTTTAAGGACCGGTCAGGGCAGCACTACAAAGAGTGTTTATCGCTTGCTGTCGATGAACTTCCTGTTCTGAATGGAAAGACTCCAATCCAAGTTTACGAAGACTTCTGCGAAAGCTTTAAATCTTCGTTGGCGCCTTTCCTTGGTTCCACAATCACG GGCATCTCAATGAGCTTAGGACCAGATGGTGAGCTTCAATATCCTTCTCAGCACCGACTGGTCAAAAATAAAACTCCCGGAGTTGGAGAATTCCAGTGTTATGATGAAAACATGCTAAGGATTCTTAAGCAACATGCTGAAGCAGCCGGAAACCCTCTGTGGGGTCTTGGTGGCCCTCATGATGTTCCTAGCTACGACCAGTCACCAAATGCAAACAACTTCTTCAAGGATAATGGCGGTTCATGGGAGTCTCCATATGGTGACTTCTTCCTCTCCTGGTACTCGAACCAGCTCATTTCTCATGGAGATCGCCTCCTCTCTCTTGCCTCGTCAACTTTCGGTGACACTGAAGTGGAAGTTTGTGGTAAAGTTCCACTAATGCACTCTTGGTATAAAACAAGGGCTCACCCTTCTGAGCTGACTTCTGGGTTCTACAACACATCCTCTAGAGATGGTTACCAAGCAGTTGCTGAGATGTTTGCGAGGAACTCGTGTAAAATTATATTGCCTGGAATGGACCTATCAGATGAACATCAGCCACGGGACTCCCTTTCAAGTCCCGAGTTATTACtttcacaaattaaaacagcTTGCAGAAAGCATGGGATTGAGATTGCTGGCCAAAACTCATCAGTTATGGGAGCTCGCGGAGGCTTTCAACAGATAAAGAAGAATTTGTTGGGAGAGAATGTGATCAACCTATTCACATATCAGAGAATGGGAGCGGACTTCTTCTCACCTGAacattttccttcattttctgaGTTTGTTCGGAGCCTTAATCAACCACAACTGGAGTCGGATGATCTACCTACTGAAGAAGAAGCTGCTGAGTCCATACCTACAACTTCGGAATCAGTCATCCGCTTGCAAACCGCTTAA
- the LOC103416791 gene encoding uncharacterized protein — protein MGTIAGVIFLTTTPLIRPRGLIGRFPNLHCPSSKFSHCRTTANTATDAAPFQVSAAASSPSSAIDEEKEVTSSGNVGADDLLIVGPGVLGRLVAQKWREEHPGCQIHGQTVTADHHEELSEEGINPRLKGTKTTHKFPYVIFCAPPSRTSDYSADVRMAALNWNGEGSFLFTSSSAPYDCNDNGSCDEDTPVVPIGRSPRTDVLLKAEEVVLEFGGVVLRLAALYKSDRGAHVYWLKKGIIEARPDHVLNLIHYEDAASLSVAILKKRLRNQILLGCDNHPLSRQEVMDLVTKSGKFSETFEAFTGTNDPLGKRLNNSKTREEIGWEPKYPSFAHFLESL, from the exons ATGGGCACCATTGCTGGCGTTATCTTCCTCACAACAACTCCATTGATAAGACCTCGAGGACTCATCGGGCGTTTCCCTAATCTTCACTGCCCTTCTTCCAAGTTTTCACATTGCCGGACCACCGCCAACACAGCCACGGACGCCGCGCCTTTCCAAGTCTCCGCCGCAGCATCGTCGCCGTCATCTGCCATTG ATGAAGAGAAGGAGGTAACTTCTTCTGGGAATGTTGGAGCGGATGACCTGCTGATTGTGGGGCCGGGTGTCCTTGGGCGCTTGGTGGCACAAAAATGGCGGGAG GAGCATCCTGGGTGTCAAATACATGGGCAAACAGTGACAGCTGATCACCATGAGGAGTTGAGTGAGGAGGGTATTAATCCACGTTTAAAGGGGACCAAAACGACCCACAAGTTTCCTTATGTCATCTTTTGTGCTCCACCATCAAGAACCTCAGACTACTCTGCTGATGTTAG AATGGCTGCATTGAACTGGAATGGTGAAGGTTCGTTTTTGTTTACATCAAGCTCTGCACCGTATGATTGCAACGACAATGGTTCATGTGATGAG GACACTCCAGTAGTGCCAATAGGGAGGAGCCCCAGGACCGATGTCCTTCTTAAAGCAGAAGAAGTTGTGCTGGAGTTTGGCGGTGTAGTTCTTAGATTGGCGGCGCTTTATA AATCAGATAGAGGTGCACATGTTTATTGGTTAAAGAAGGGGATCATAGAAGCTCGCCCAGATCACGTCCTGAATCTTATACATTACGAG GATGCAGCTTCCCTCTCTGTTGCAATCTTGAAGAAGAGATTACGTAACCAGATCCTCTTGGGTTGTGACAATCATCCATTGTCCAG GCAAGAAGTGATGGACTTAGTCACTAAAAGTGGCAAATTTTCAGAAACGTTTGAGGCCTTTACAG GGACCAATGATCCCTTGGGTAAGAGATTAAACAACTCAAAAACTCGCGAGGAAATAGGGTGGGAGCCAAAATACCCCAGTTTCGCTCACTTCCTTGAGAGTTTATGA